A section of the Clostridium felsineum DSM 794 genome encodes:
- a CDS encoding cellulase family glycosylhydrolase, with amino-acid sequence MKKNRRKILSLPIFFVLLMFVASNVGIIKIKASGLTPVEKNGQLRVSGSKLLNSSGEPIQLKGMSSFGIQYSPQFVNYDAMKYLRDNWGMNVFRVAMYTDGDGGYIFNKAACKAKVESAINDAQKLGIYVIVDWHMFNNPQTDKSQSKEFFNEISSEYKNSPNVIYEIANEPCGDVTWSRDVKPYANEVIPVIRANSPNSIVIVGSPSWSQSVLDPANDPLSFSNIMYACHFYAGTHGQWLRDNISQALSKNIALFATEWGTSDCNGSGGTYIPESQQWVDFMTQNKISWTNWVLDDAYASASMLKPGSNPNGGWTDNDLTESGKFVKAAMLQNNTPTTGGNTTPTTGGNTTPTTGGNTTPTTGGNTTPTTGGNTTPTTGGNTTPTTGGNTTPTTGGNTTPTTGSVIDSNKTYKIISSSTGKVLNVRNYSSQSGAQIEELVDVGALSEQWKIADLGNGSYKITSALSNFSLDGGVSTQGSDVKQYQYSGASSQQWNIEKISANTYKITSKASGLSLETTGIYDSANIQLWNYAGKGTQQWIISDINATNTTPSTGGNTTPSTGGNTTPSTGGNTTPSTGGNTTPSTGGSTTPSTGGNTTPTTGTVIDSSKTYKIISSSTGKVLNVRNYSSQSGAQIEELVDVNALSEQWKITDLGNGSYKITSALSNFSLDGGVSTQGSDVKQYQYSGANSQQWNIEKIGANTYKITSKASGLALETTGIYDSANIQLWNYSGKGTQQWIISDVNAAVK; translated from the coding sequence ATGAAAAAGAACAGAAGAAAAATTTTAAGTTTACCAATATTTTTTGTTTTATTAATGTTTGTTGCATCAAATGTTGGTATTATAAAAATTAAAGCAAGTGGTTTAACACCAGTTGAAAAAAATGGACAACTAAGAGTTTCAGGAAGTAAATTATTAAATTCAAGTGGTGAGCCTATTCAATTAAAAGGTATGAGTAGCTTTGGTATACAATACTCGCCGCAGTTTGTAAATTATGATGCTATGAAATATTTAAGAGATAACTGGGGAATGAATGTATTTAGAGTTGCAATGTATACTGATGGTGATGGTGGATATATATTTAATAAGGCAGCATGCAAAGCAAAAGTTGAGTCAGCAATAAATGATGCTCAAAAATTAGGTATTTATGTAATTGTAGACTGGCATATGTTTAATAATCCTCAAACTGATAAAAGTCAGTCAAAGGAATTCTTTAATGAAATTTCAAGTGAATACAAAAATTCACCAAATGTAATTTATGAAATAGCAAATGAACCATGTGGTGATGTAACTTGGAGCAGAGATGTAAAACCATATGCAAATGAAGTTATACCAGTTATTAGAGCTAACTCACCTAATTCAATAGTTATAGTTGGTAGTCCTTCTTGGAGTCAATCTGTTTTAGATCCTGCAAATGATCCTTTGAGTTTTAGCAATATAATGTATGCTTGTCATTTTTATGCTGGAACACATGGACAATGGCTTAGAGATAATATAAGCCAAGCTCTTAGCAAAAACATAGCTTTATTTGCTACAGAGTGGGGAACAAGTGATTGCAATGGTAGTGGAGGAACATATATACCGGAATCACAACAGTGGGTAGATTTTATGACTCAAAACAAAATAAGTTGGACAAATTGGGTTTTAGATGATGCATATGCATCAGCATCAATGTTAAAACCAGGCAGCAACCCTAATGGAGGCTGGACTGACAATGATTTGACTGAGTCAGGAAAGTTTGTAAAAGCAGCTATGCTTCAAAATAATACACCAACAACAGGTGGAAACACAACACCAACAACAGGTGGAAACACAACACCAACAACAGGTGGAAACACAACACCAACAACAGGTGGAAATACAACACCAACAACAGGTGGAAACACAACACCAACAACAGGTGGAAACACAACACCAACAACAGGTGGAAATACAACGCCAACAACAGGTGGAAATACAACACCAACAACAGGATCTGTTATAGATAGTAATAAAACATATAAGATAATATCTTCAAGTACAGGTAAAGTTTTAAATGTAAGAAATTATAGTTCACAAAGTGGTGCACAAATAGAAGAGTTAGTTGATGTTGGTGCATTATCAGAACAATGGAAGATAGCAGATTTAGGAAATGGAAGTTATAAAATTACATCAGCACTTAGTAATTTTAGTTTAGATGGTGGTGTAAGTACCCAAGGTAGTGATGTTAAACAATACCAATATTCAGGAGCAAGTAGTCAGCAATGGAATATTGAAAAAATAAGTGCTAATACTTATAAAATAACAAGTAAGGCAAGTGGTTTATCATTAGAAACTACTGGAATATATGATAGTGCTAATATTCAACTTTGGAATTATGCAGGAAAAGGAACTCAGCAATGGATAATTTCAGACATTAATGCAACAAACACAACACCAAGTACAGGCGGAAACACAACACCAAGTACAGGTGGAAACACAACACCAAGTACAGGTGGAAACACAACACCAAGTACAGGTGGAAACACAACACCAAGTACAGGTGGAAGCACAACACCAAGTACAGGTGGAAATACAACACCAACTACAGGAACTGTTATAGATAGTAGTAAAACATATAAAATAATATCTTCAAGTACAGGTAAAGTTTTAAATGTAAGAAATTATAGTTCACAAAGTGGTGCACAAATAGAAGAGTTAGTTGATGTTAATGCATTATCAGAACAATGGAAGATAACAGATTTAGGAAATGGAAGTTATAAAATCACATCAGCACTTAGTAATTTTAGCTTAGATGGTGGTGTAAGCACTCAAGGTAGTGATGTTAAACAATATCAATATTCAGGAGCAAATAGTCAACAATGGAATATTGAGAAAATAGGTGCTAATACTTATAAAATAACAAGTAAGGCAAGTGGTTTAGCATTAGAAACTACTGGAATATATGATAGTGCTAATATTCAACTTTGGAATTATTCGGGAAAAGGAACTCAACAATGGATAATTTCAGATGTAAATGCAGCAGTTAAGTAA
- a CDS encoding IS1182 family transposase codes for MNVTKLYTKNYNQFNDNLQLILPLNLENLIPEDDSVRLLSYLLEGLNYKKLYKAYSSVGRKSAVEPKIMFKIISYAYSQNIYSSRKIEKACKRDINFKWLLQGFKAPDHATISRFRKKYLSNEVIEDLFYQQVNYLAKEKELLFENVFIDGTKIEANANRYTFVWKKAIYKNEGKMFDKIIALVKTINLERLMKFTIERETLIDDINKILQWLLFEKEKRNIEFVHGIGKRKTAIQKWIEQLSQYKERQEKYNLSKKIFSKRNSYSKTDTDATFMHMKDDHMRNGQLKPAYNVQIAVDSEYVTGVGVFDDRNDIATLIPMITNMQEKIGHKYTNVIADSGYESEENYLFLESNNQIPYIKPQTYEKWKKRSFKNDISKRENMKYDVKTDTYICHNNRKLFPSYIIHKKSASGYTSEVTVYECENCDNCTLKSKCTKAKNNRKMQVSKTFIKKRQISYNNIKTELGTKLRMNRSIQVEGAFGILKSDYEFKRFLTRGKNSVKTEFILLCFGYNINKLHLKIQNERTQKYLHELKTIS; via the coding sequence ATGAACGTAACTAAATTATACACAAAAAATTATAATCAATTTAATGATAATTTGCAACTTATATTACCATTAAATTTAGAAAACTTAATACCAGAAGATGATTCGGTTCGTTTGCTAAGCTATTTGTTGGAGGGATTAAATTATAAAAAATTGTACAAGGCGTATTCTTCCGTAGGAAGAAAATCAGCAGTTGAACCCAAAATCATGTTCAAAATAATATCTTATGCTTATTCTCAAAATATTTATTCAAGTAGAAAGATAGAAAAAGCATGCAAAAGAGATATAAATTTCAAATGGCTACTTCAAGGCTTTAAAGCACCTGATCACGCTACTATAAGTAGATTTCGAAAAAAATATCTTTCAAATGAAGTGATTGAAGATTTATTTTATCAACAAGTTAACTATTTAGCTAAAGAAAAAGAATTATTATTTGAAAATGTATTTATCGATGGTACTAAAATTGAGGCAAATGCCAACCGATATACTTTTGTTTGGAAGAAAGCTATTTATAAAAATGAAGGTAAGATGTTTGATAAAATTATTGCTCTTGTTAAAACCATTAATCTTGAAAGATTAATGAAATTCACTATTGAGAGAGAAACTTTGATTGATGATATAAACAAAATTCTTCAATGGCTTTTATTTGAAAAAGAAAAAAGAAATATAGAGTTTGTTCATGGAATCGGTAAAAGAAAAACTGCAATTCAAAAGTGGATAGAACAACTATCACAATATAAAGAAAGACAAGAAAAATATAATTTAAGTAAGAAAATATTTTCAAAAAGAAATAGCTATTCTAAAACTGATACTGATGCAACTTTCATGCATATGAAAGATGATCATATGAGAAATGGTCAATTAAAACCTGCCTATAATGTACAAATAGCAGTTGATAGTGAATATGTAACTGGTGTTGGAGTATTTGATGATAGAAATGATATAGCAACATTAATACCAATGATTACTAATATGCAAGAAAAAATTGGTCATAAATATACTAATGTGATTGCAGATTCTGGTTACGAAAGTGAAGAAAACTATTTGTTTTTAGAGTCTAATAATCAAATACCATATATAAAACCTCAAACTTATGAGAAATGGAAAAAAAGAAGTTTTAAAAACGACATCAGTAAGCGTGAAAATATGAAATATGATGTTAAAACAGATACATATATTTGTCATAATAATAGAAAATTATTCCCATCATATATTATTCATAAAAAATCTGCAAGTGGGTATACGTCTGAGGTTACTGTTTATGAATGTGAAAATTGCGATAACTGCACTTTGAAATCAAAGTGCACAAAAGCAAAGAATAACCGAAAAATGCAGGTTTCAAAGACTTTTATTAAAAAGCGTCAAATTTCATACAACAATATCAAAACTGAATTGGGAACTAAATTGAGAATGAACAGATCTATTCAAGTTGAAGGTGCGTTTGGAATTTTAAAAAGCGACTATGAATTCAAAAGATTTTTAACACGTGGAAAAAATAGTGTAAAAACTGAATTTATTTTGCTTTGTTTTGGATATAACATTAACAAATTACATTTAAAAATCCAAAATGAAAGAACTCAAAAGTATCTTCACGAATTAAAAACTATTTCCTAA
- a CDS encoding ABC transporter permease: MDNLLLVVAIAAATFRMATPLIFTAIGGVFSEKSGVVNIGLDGMMTIGAFFAVLGSYLTGNAILGLLFAAVAGGLIALLHAFLSINLKADQVISGTAINLFSTAFASFLIFRFFHKGGQTDIVKGITFGVPKFIKNIPILGQFISGLNWFVFGAIILVIVANFVLFKTPIGLRIRAVGEHPKAADTMGISVYKVRYLCVVLSGVLAGIGGASLSIGMTPIYREGMVSGRGYIAIAAMIFGNWKPKGAFWACLLFAFGNALEINARNLGFSIPDEIYSMIPYVLTMLALAGFVGKTIAPAADGVPYEKGER; this comes from the coding sequence ATGGATAATTTATTGTTAGTGGTTGCGATAGCAGCAGCTACCTTTAGAATGGCAACTCCACTTATATTTACTGCAATCGGAGGAGTTTTTTCAGAGAAATCTGGCGTTGTTAACATAGGTCTTGATGGTATGATGACAATTGGTGCTTTCTTTGCAGTACTTGGTTCGTATTTAACTGGAAATGCTATTTTAGGACTATTATTTGCAGCGGTTGCAGGTGGCTTAATAGCTTTACTTCATGCATTTTTAAGTATAAATTTAAAAGCGGATCAGGTAATTTCCGGTACTGCAATAAATTTATTTTCTACAGCATTTGCGAGTTTTTTGATATTTAGATTTTTTCACAAGGGCGGACAGACAGACATAGTAAAGGGAATCACTTTTGGAGTTCCTAAGTTTATTAAAAATATACCAATTTTAGGTCAGTTTATTTCTGGTTTAAATTGGTTTGTATTTGGAGCTATAATATTAGTTATAGTAGCTAATTTTGTATTATTTAAAACACCTATTGGACTTAGAATAAGAGCTGTGGGTGAACATCCTAAAGCAGCTGACACTATGGGAATAAGTGTATATAAAGTTAGATATCTTTGTGTAGTACTTTCAGGTGTTCTTGCAGGTATAGGAGGAGCATCCTTATCAATAGGTATGACACCTATATATAGGGAAGGGATGGTTTCAGGCAGGGGATATATAGCGATTGCAGCAATGATATTTGGTAATTGGAAGCCTAAAGGAGCATTTTGGGCGTGTCTGTTATTCGCTTTCGGTAATGCGCTAGAAATTAATGCAAGAAATTTAGGGTTTTCCATACCGGATGAGATATATTCAATGATACCATATGTTTTAACTATGCTTGCTTTAGCCGGTTTTGTTGGTAAAACTATAGCACCAGCTGCAGATGGAGTACCATACGAAAAGGGAGAAAGATAA
- a CDS encoding ABC transporter permease — translation MKSLAFPLFSVFISLFVAVFFVMWAKGYAITEYFRALSDLINIIVKGSFGDQTKALDTMIYVTPLLFTGVANAVAFKTGLFNIGTEGQFTLGLLSAAIIGLIPGLSPWIHVPLIILGGILAGGLWAAVPGFLKAKFGTNEVINSIMMNYIALYLVNLIVLRTPIGIPKKSTTPVIKGSAQLLQFSSTSSANIGLIIGLFCAILVFWILSKTVLGYELRAVGTSPLAAEYGGISKAKNIIFAMVISGAIAGLGGAVHLAGFMHSTTDMSGNLGYGFDGISVALLAKNNPIGCIPAAILFGTLDSSSRLLQLNNIPKEIVYLIQAVVIIFVSTDYIIKYFKNKRRKKEVAING, via the coding sequence ATGAAAAGTTTAGCGTTTCCGTTATTTTCTGTATTTATTTCTTTATTTGTAGCTGTTTTCTTTGTAATGTGGGCTAAGGGCTATGCTATAACTGAATATTTTAGAGCACTTAGTGATCTTATAAATATTATAGTAAAGGGAAGCTTTGGAGATCAAACAAAAGCGCTTGATACTATGATTTATGTTACACCCCTTTTGTTTACTGGAGTAGCTAATGCGGTAGCTTTTAAGACTGGTTTGTTTAATATAGGAACAGAAGGACAATTTACACTTGGACTCTTATCAGCTGCAATAATTGGACTTATACCAGGCTTAAGTCCATGGATTCATGTTCCACTTATTATACTTGGAGGAATATTAGCCGGAGGATTATGGGCAGCAGTGCCAGGTTTTCTTAAAGCTAAATTTGGTACTAACGAGGTTATAAATAGTATAATGATGAATTACATAGCTTTGTACTTAGTTAATCTTATTGTTCTTAGAACTCCTATAGGAATACCTAAAAAATCAACTACTCCTGTAATAAAAGGGAGTGCTCAATTACTTCAATTTAGTTCAACCAGCAGTGCTAATATAGGACTTATTATAGGACTTTTCTGTGCAATACTTGTTTTTTGGATTTTATCAAAAACTGTTTTGGGATATGAACTTAGAGCAGTAGGAACAAGTCCGCTTGCAGCTGAATATGGCGGCATTAGTAAAGCAAAAAATATAATATTTGCTATGGTTATATCTGGAGCTATTGCAGGACTTGGTGGGGCAGTACATCTTGCAGGATTTATGCATAGTACAACAGATATGAGCGGAAATTTAGGCTATGGCTTTGATGGAATATCAGTAGCACTTTTAGCTAAAAATAATCCTATAGGCTGTATTCCGGCGGCTATTCTTTTTGGAACCTTAGACAGTAGTTCAAGACTTCTTCAATTAAATAATATACCTAAAGAAATAGTTTACTTAATACAAGCGGTAGTTATAATATTTGTTTCTACAGATTATATAATTAAATATTTTAAAAACAAGAGGAGAAAAAAGGAGGTTGCTATAAATGGATAA
- a CDS encoding ABC transporter ATP-binding protein: MNKVIEMKGITKVFPGTVANDNVDFELLKSETHVLLGENGAGKTTLMNILYGLYTPERGEIFVNGKSLKFSGPNDAIKNGIGMVHQHFMLVSNFTVAENIVLGMEPRKGIKIDIKKAIRDVKELSDKYGFAIDPKAYIEDISVGQQQKVEILKAIYRGADVLILDEPTAVLTPQEIDELGEIIENLKKEGKSVILITHKLKEVMKMSDRVTIIRRGKITGTVNTKETNIDELAELMVGRKVKLTISKEESKRGREVLKVEGLKVKDHRDVLAVKGVDLTVDAGEILGIAGVDGNGQSEFIEALTGLKKPEEGKIIFNGKDISGKSSKYITDSGVGHIPEDRHKRGLVLRYSLYENSILGMHYKKPFSGGISINYKKVREHCKTLIEEFDIRTPNDEVEAAALSGGNQQKLIAAREISKNPDLLIASQPTRGLDVGAIEYIHKRIVQERDKGKAVLLVSLELDEVLALSDRIAVMYDGSIVDILDRKDADEKKIGILMAGGNLDKKESVNTGE, translated from the coding sequence ATGAACAAAGTAATCGAAATGAAAGGGATTACTAAAGTTTTTCCAGGCACTGTAGCTAATGATAATGTGGATTTTGAATTGCTTAAAAGTGAAACTCATGTTTTGTTAGGTGAAAATGGTGCAGGAAAAACTACACTAATGAATATTCTTTATGGCTTGTATACTCCTGAGAGAGGAGAAATCTTTGTTAACGGTAAGAGTCTTAAATTTAGTGGCCCAAATGATGCTATAAAAAATGGTATAGGTATGGTGCACCAACATTTTATGCTTGTTAGTAATTTTACTGTTGCTGAAAATATAGTTTTAGGAATGGAACCAAGAAAAGGAATCAAAATTGATATCAAAAAGGCAATTAGAGATGTAAAGGAATTATCCGATAAATATGGTTTTGCTATTGATCCTAAAGCATATATAGAAGATATATCAGTTGGCCAGCAGCAAAAAGTAGAGATTTTAAAGGCTATTTATAGGGGAGCAGATGTTTTAATATTAGATGAACCTACAGCGGTTTTAACACCTCAAGAAATAGACGAGTTAGGTGAAATAATTGAGAACCTAAAAAAAGAAGGAAAATCTGTAATACTTATCACACATAAGCTAAAAGAAGTAATGAAAATGAGTGATAGAGTTACAATCATAAGAAGAGGAAAAATAACAGGAACAGTTAATACTAAAGAAACCAATATAGATGAACTAGCTGAACTTATGGTAGGAAGAAAGGTTAAGCTCACTATTTCAAAAGAAGAAAGTAAAAGAGGAAGAGAAGTTTTAAAGGTTGAAGGACTTAAAGTTAAGGATCATAGAGATGTTTTAGCTGTAAAAGGCGTGGATTTAACTGTTGATGCCGGAGAAATATTAGGAATTGCAGGTGTTGATGGAAATGGACAGTCAGAATTTATAGAAGCTTTAACAGGTCTTAAAAAACCTGAAGAAGGAAAAATAATTTTTAACGGAAAAGATATTAGTGGAAAGTCATCAAAATATATCACTGACAGTGGAGTAGGACATATTCCAGAAGATAGACATAAAAGAGGATTAGTGCTTAGATATTCACTTTATGAAAACTCTATACTAGGCATGCATTATAAAAAACCTTTTTCAGGAGGTATAAGCATAAATTATAAAAAGGTTAGAGAGCATTGTAAAACTCTTATAGAGGAATTTGACATTAGAACACCAAATGATGAGGTAGAAGCGGCAGCTCTTTCTGGAGGAAATCAACAAAAATTAATTGCAGCTAGGGAAATATCTAAGAATCCTGATCTTTTAATAGCATCTCAACCTACAAGGGGACTTGATGTAGGAGCTATAGAATATATACATAAAAGAATTGTGCAGGAAAGAGATAAAGGCAAAGCCGTCCTTTTAGTTTCACTTGAACTTGATGAGGTATTGGCATTATCAGATAGGATAGCTGTTATGTATGACGGTAGTATAGTAGATATTTTAGACAGAAAAGACGCTGATGAGAAAAAAATAGGTATACTTATGGCGGGAGGAAACTTAGATAAGAAAGAGAGCGTGAACACTGGTGAGTAA
- a CDS encoding BMP family lipoprotein, giving the protein MMKRKTIAILTTVVLLAGLFAGCSSSSSSTTKDSNKIKVGLSTDEGGLNDKSFNQGADEGIKKAAKEFNVDYKAIEAKKKDDYKPNLQSLIDNDSDLVFGVGYQMADDLADMAKKYPKKDFAIIDNAYDKQPSNVVSLVFKEQEGSFLVGVIAGKMTKTNKIGFVGGKDQPLINKFLAGYIAGAKTVNPNITVEKNFTNDFADTTKGKEVATSLYNGGCDIVYHAAGGAGIGVFDVAQSLKSQGKDVWAIGVDKDQAVGLPKYADVILTSMVKRVDIATYDTVKALAKDKKFNGGKIENFGLKENGVGVAPSSNKHVPSEILSLVDKYKQAIIDGKIVVPDTVDKAQTFKTDQIK; this is encoded by the coding sequence ATGATGAAAAGGAAAACAATAGCTATTTTAACAACAGTTGTATTATTAGCTGGGTTATTTGCAGGCTGCAGTAGTTCAAGTAGTTCCACAACTAAAGATTCTAATAAAATAAAAGTGGGACTTTCGACTGACGAGGGTGGACTTAACGACAAATCCTTTAACCAAGGAGCAGATGAAGGTATAAAAAAAGCAGCAAAAGAATTTAATGTAGACTATAAAGCAATAGAGGCAAAGAAAAAAGATGATTATAAACCAAATTTACAATCATTAATAGATAATGATTCTGATTTGGTATTTGGTGTTGGTTACCAAATGGCAGATGATTTAGCTGATATGGCTAAGAAATATCCTAAGAAAGATTTTGCTATAATCGATAATGCATATGATAAGCAACCTAGTAATGTAGTTTCTCTTGTTTTTAAAGAGCAAGAAGGTTCATTTTTAGTTGGAGTTATAGCTGGAAAAATGACAAAAACAAACAAGATAGGTTTTGTAGGAGGAAAAGATCAACCTCTAATAAATAAGTTTTTAGCTGGATACATTGCAGGAGCAAAAACTGTTAATCCTAACATAACAGTAGAGAAAAACTTTACTAATGATTTTGCAGATACAACAAAAGGTAAAGAAGTTGCGACTTCTCTATATAATGGAGGTTGTGATATTGTTTATCACGCAGCTGGTGGTGCCGGAATTGGAGTATTTGATGTTGCACAATCTTTAAAGAGTCAAGGTAAGGATGTTTGGGCTATAGGTGTTGATAAGGATCAAGCAGTAGGACTTCCTAAATATGCAGATGTCATACTTACTAGTATGGTAAAGAGAGTTGACATAGCTACATATGATACTGTGAAGGCACTTGCAAAAGATAAAAAATTCAATGGTGGAAAAATTGAAAATTTCGGACTTAAAGAAAATGGAGTTGGAGTTGCTCCATCATCAAATAAACATGTACCAAGCGAAATTTTATCTTTAGTTGATAAATATAAACAGGCAATAATTGATGGAAAAATAGTTGTACCTGATACTGTTGATAAAGCACAGACTTTTAAGACAGATCAAATTAAATAA
- a CDS encoding DegV family protein, producing MEKIKIVTDSTCDLPEYIIRKHDIDVLPLMVNVKGKSYFDVIDINFKQLSKIMDEENIFPTTSQVTPKRFCDCFSKYIDEGYKIICINMSSKMSGTYQSACIAKDMLETDNIAIIDSLNVTSGLGVLVLKACRLKEEGKTFEEIKKEILETVPHVKSALAFEKLDNLIKGGRLSKTAGTIGNLLGIKLILEVKDGEMAVKDKVRGNKKAARSVLDCIKKESINREETSILLDAENEDILPILRQQLIENENKFVECEVGCVVGAHSGTKACGIFFIEEF from the coding sequence GTGGAAAAAATAAAAATAGTAACAGATAGTACTTGTGACTTACCAGAATATATAATAAGAAAGCACGATATAGATGTATTGCCACTTATGGTTAATGTAAAAGGTAAATCATATTTTGATGTTATAGATATAAATTTCAAACAACTTTCGAAGATAATGGACGAAGAAAATATATTTCCTACCACTTCTCAAGTTACACCAAAAAGATTTTGTGATTGTTTTTCAAAGTATATTGATGAAGGGTATAAAATTATATGTATAAATATGTCATCAAAAATGAGTGGAACATATCAATCGGCATGTATAGCAAAAGATATGCTTGAAACTGATAATATTGCTATTATTGATAGTCTTAATGTAACATCAGGACTTGGTGTCTTGGTTTTGAAGGCTTGCAGACTTAAAGAAGAAGGAAAAACATTTGAAGAAATTAAAAAAGAAATCTTAGAAACAGTTCCTCATGTAAAAAGTGCTCTTGCCTTTGAAAAGCTAGATAATTTAATCAAAGGTGGAAGATTATCTAAAACAGCAGGAACAATAGGAAATTTACTTGGAATAAAGCTTATACTTGAAGTTAAAGATGGAGAGATGGCAGTAAAAGATAAGGTACGTGGAAATAAAAAAGCAGCAAGATCGGTTTTGGATTGTATAAAAAAAGAAAGTATAAATAGAGAAGAAACATCCATACTATTAGATGCAGAGAACGAAGATATTTTACCAATACTAAGGCAACAGCTTATAGAAAATGAAAATAAATTTGTGGAATGTGAAGTTGGTTGTGTTGTTGGAGCACATTCGGGAACAAAAGCATGTGGAATATTTTTTATTGAGGAATTTTAA
- a CDS encoding tRNA (cytidine(34)-2'-O)-methyltransferase, giving the protein MILGQENLNIVLFEPEIPQNTGNIARTCVLTNSKLHLIKPLGFSLDEKHLKRAGLDYWKDLDITLYDSYEELREKYKDATFYFSTTHGKGFYDEVKFKQGDFIIFGRESCGLPDQIRESDPDRCIRVPMVKTSTRSLNLSNTVAIVAYEAIRQIGFPNMK; this is encoded by the coding sequence ATGATTTTAGGACAAGAGAATTTAAATATAGTATTATTTGAACCGGAAATTCCTCAAAACACAGGAAACATAGCAAGGACATGTGTGCTTACTAATTCCAAATTACATTTAATAAAGCCACTTGGATTTAGCTTAGATGAGAAGCATCTTAAAAGAGCAGGACTTGACTATTGGAAGGATTTGGACATAACTTTATATGATTCTTATGAGGAATTAAGAGAAAAATATAAAGATGCTACTTTTTATTTTTCTACAACTCACGGTAAAGGCTTTTATGATGAGGTTAAATTTAAGCAAGGTGACTTTATTATTTTTGGAAGGGAATCTTGTGGGCTTCCGGATCAAATAAGGGAAAGTGATCCTGACAGGTGTATAAGGGTGCCTATGGTAAAAACATCTACTAGGTCACTTAATTTATCAAACACTGTTGCAATAGTTGCATATGAGGCTATAAGACAGATTGGTTTCCCAAATATGAAATAG
- the splB gene encoding spore photoproduct lyase, which produces MDGIFRRIIFERKALNYPIARNILSKAENEGIEIKYSETGRITGIPGKDDADAFFEGKNTLVVGVRSELEFQSCKPSAHYQLPLVSGCAAMCEYCYLNTRGGKKPYVKVNVNIDEILNRAGQYIEERKPEITIFEGAATSDPVLVEGYSGALKSAIEYFAKSEYGRFRFVTKYADINKLCSLQHNNHTTIRFSINTERVIKSYEHRTSNLKDRIDAAYSLLNSGYKVGFIIGPVFLHENWRDEYKELLKKTSDKFQDKEIEFEIISHRFTVSAKNKILKVFPNTTLPMEVQTRKFKFGQFGYGKYIYNNNEMDEIKEFFINNINLYFNKSIIKYII; this is translated from the coding sequence ATGGATGGTATATTTAGAAGAATTATATTTGAGAGAAAGGCGCTTAATTATCCTATAGCACGTAATATTTTAAGTAAAGCTGAAAATGAAGGAATTGAAATAAAGTATTCTGAGACTGGAAGAATAACTGGAATACCAGGTAAAGATGATGCTGATGCTTTTTTTGAGGGAAAAAATACACTAGTAGTAGGGGTGAGAAGCGAGCTTGAGTTTCAAAGCTGTAAACCCTCAGCACATTATCAACTCCCTTTAGTAAGTGGTTGTGCAGCAATGTGTGAATATTGTTATTTAAATACTCGTGGAGGGAAGAAGCCTTATGTTAAAGTTAATGTTAATATAGATGAAATTTTAAATAGGGCAGGACAATATATAGAAGAAAGAAAACCTGAAATTACGATTTTTGAAGGTGCAGCAACTTCAGATCCGGTTTTGGTTGAAGGTTATAGTGGTGCACTTAAAAGTGCTATTGAATATTTTGCTAAAAGTGAATATGGAAGATTTAGATTTGTTACTAAGTATGCAGATATAAATAAACTATGCAGCTTGCAGCATAATAATCATACAACTATAAGATTTAGTATAAATACAGAAAGAGTTATAAAATCCTATGAACATAGAACATCAAATCTAAAAGATAGAATAGATGCTGCTTATAGTCTTTTAAATAGTGGATACAAAGTAGGGTTTATAATAGGACCAGTATTTTTGCATGAAAATTGGCGAGATGAGTATAAAGAGTTATTAAAAAAAACCAGTGATAAATTTCAGGATAAGGAAATAGAATTTGAAATAATATCACATAGATTTACTGTAAGTGCTAAGAATAAGATACTAAAAGTATTTCCAAATACTACACTTCCAATGGAGGTTCAAACTAGAAAATTCAAATTTGGCCAATTTGGTTATGGTAAATACATATATAATAATAATGAAATGGATGAAATAAAAGAATTTTTTATTAACAATATAAATTTATATTTTAATAAGTCAATAATTAAGTATATAATTTAA